Proteins encoded together in one Streptomyces sp. B1I3 window:
- a CDS encoding peptidoglycan-binding domain-containing protein — MKFQQQVQWTVLPAGLSADGTQVRVSVFVAPRLGVPDTDPAPEPPPRSERGTLEPFADFHSWPDKVRTATFEFGPGDGVSPSFTGPLSPSGPAPDTALWKLLFGKATPLRPYVFESMVRPAESVHTYPAALVSKATRKAYADAARKSPESPPEMRSVMSRLLAPEGLAAERGGTEEAVGMRNALAQLRDFHESSDRTSPGLDAREAPPAPPPEKPDPDFHQMLTSLGDHPALLRRLGLILDFLLPADRLPPSSGERFLSVIPHWTSGLGESSRDLPPRTRYVFLPDRKVFAAGPRNFATDPLASPARGLVALPEESFSLEQADIVAAALKLVTSPQDGKGLSPVRTQGLSLVREGRSGVLEADFAKAAEADHEAARALEEQDPNRPDSMNMPDLDAEDLVRGHRMDVWDSTRDRWFSLHERSVEYRTPGGGDPLLTASDEGFFQASLVSPPEGVRSEEIYVPENLITWDGWSHSAPRPGRVLGIKDEVPEEVIEPTDRAETELPLEIRVRAKNGSLPRLRFGHGYRVRLRTVDLAGNGLSPGEADALVDAHTADDLTLPGDGPVVFQRFEPAPAPAVLLRLPPGEGASVNRLVIRSTPGTGPGPAGGPGTGTRVVALADVQVGSTHDDVRVVQQALIDLHHPIPDGPTGFFGDQTKAAYAAEQHDQGFRGRGADGNPGCASLTELGRKSGFAVDCGVHDAAAGGDAGAVLPGQEPARTAEQYAADRNRSPLFTAGGHAPYSGIDERHLVAPKASLQCVERHALLDGALGSQDHAAREAGYSLASRESGSLDDQDQPDVDVETVDSPAADPQHPVRTARHTGEQIELPYLPDPLVSGAVLLDLPGMEPGQPFEVPWDGDVWHRPRSFRLRLAEGTAPPLFDPVSRVLTVSLPKGGTATVRVCSGIHFDEKMMGLASWCRDLSEPVRQPSPEAEAAEEMARQAEERQRADTALRLAAAGRHWMFTPWQELTLVHAVQRPLKQPVLDLPQPEAAHRAAGATAEHLIGTIRLDEGSTDRVGLVAEWNDVVDEGETGRRDLPRRTPVFDLLTARVPSSGIPGNESAGFQDGVLSFSTRAAEDMAKTDPAKNPPVPAKHEFGDTKHRTVRYRPVAGTKFGDYFPARLAGTDPTALTAEGAAVEYSVPSSAPPAVPRPLYCMPTLSLETVPGPPGTVVRLRHGGGIRVFLDRTWFSSGDGELLGVVLGQASGGGASSAGSPWVTVMGRDPIHRSAGVVAPTASTFTNAVRQADGLVLQSPAGPLTVTVMGFDTQFDPDGDHRFCDVEFDTGDTYLPFVHLALVRYQPNSIRDAELSPVHTDLVRILPDRELRVKPGDPATVSVTGPSYDPADSTPPRIAAVVQHRREGVTDDDLAWVTVEDTTVMLTSIDAGSSHRAFYTGQVPMPPGEQHSQLRILVLETDGMPSDTSIPSTTPGPVVYCDTVPLGGDREPDTDHRRDGERHGRDDRHDHEHHDHR; from the coding sequence ATGAAATTCCAACAGCAAGTGCAATGGACGGTGCTCCCGGCCGGGCTGTCTGCCGACGGCACCCAGGTCCGCGTCTCCGTCTTCGTCGCTCCCCGCCTGGGGGTGCCGGACACGGACCCGGCGCCGGAACCCCCGCCCCGGTCCGAGCGCGGCACACTGGAGCCGTTCGCCGACTTCCACTCCTGGCCGGACAAGGTCCGCACGGCCACGTTCGAGTTCGGCCCCGGAGACGGCGTCTCCCCCTCCTTCACCGGTCCGCTCTCCCCGTCGGGTCCGGCACCCGACACCGCGCTCTGGAAGCTGCTTTTCGGTAAGGCCACCCCGCTGCGGCCCTACGTCTTCGAGAGCATGGTCCGCCCCGCCGAATCGGTCCACACCTACCCGGCCGCGCTCGTGAGCAAGGCGACGCGGAAGGCCTACGCCGACGCGGCCAGGAAATCCCCCGAGAGCCCGCCCGAAATGCGGTCAGTCATGAGCCGGTTGCTGGCCCCGGAGGGCCTGGCAGCGGAGCGCGGCGGCACCGAGGAAGCCGTCGGCATGCGCAACGCCCTCGCACAGCTGCGTGACTTCCACGAATCCTCGGACAGGACTTCTCCGGGGCTGGATGCCAGGGAGGCCCCGCCGGCCCCGCCTCCGGAGAAGCCGGACCCCGACTTCCATCAGATGCTCACCTCGCTCGGCGATCACCCGGCGCTTCTGCGGCGCCTCGGACTGATCCTGGACTTCCTCCTGCCTGCCGACAGGCTCCCGCCCTCCTCGGGTGAGCGTTTCCTGAGCGTTATCCCGCACTGGACGTCCGGGCTCGGGGAGAGTTCGCGCGACCTGCCCCCACGCACTCGTTACGTCTTTCTGCCCGACCGGAAAGTCTTCGCGGCCGGCCCCCGGAACTTCGCGACCGACCCGCTGGCCTCCCCGGCCCGCGGTCTGGTGGCTCTGCCGGAGGAGAGTTTCTCCCTCGAGCAGGCCGACATCGTCGCCGCCGCGCTGAAGCTCGTCACGTCGCCCCAGGACGGCAAGGGACTGTCCCCGGTGCGCACCCAGGGACTGTCCCTGGTCAGGGAGGGACGCAGCGGGGTCCTCGAAGCCGACTTCGCCAAGGCGGCCGAGGCCGACCACGAGGCCGCCAGGGCCCTGGAGGAACAGGATCCGAATCGACCTGATTCGATGAACATGCCCGATCTGGACGCCGAGGACCTGGTCCGTGGTCACCGCATGGACGTGTGGGACAGCACCCGCGACCGTTGGTTCTCCTTGCACGAACGCTCGGTGGAGTACCGGACACCAGGTGGCGGCGACCCGCTACTCACGGCGTCCGACGAAGGCTTCTTCCAGGCCAGCCTGGTCTCCCCGCCGGAGGGCGTCCGCAGCGAGGAGATCTACGTGCCCGAGAACCTCATCACATGGGACGGGTGGTCGCATTCCGCTCCCCGCCCCGGACGAGTCCTGGGCATAAAGGACGAGGTGCCGGAGGAAGTCATCGAGCCCACCGACCGGGCCGAGACGGAACTGCCGCTCGAAATCCGGGTCAGGGCCAAGAACGGCTCACTCCCCCGGTTGCGGTTCGGCCACGGGTACCGGGTCCGGCTGCGCACCGTCGACCTGGCGGGCAACGGACTCTCACCCGGCGAGGCCGACGCTCTGGTGGATGCCCACACGGCCGACGACCTCACGCTGCCCGGTGACGGTCCGGTCGTCTTCCAGAGGTTCGAGCCGGCCCCCGCTCCCGCCGTGCTGCTCCGGCTGCCCCCCGGCGAGGGGGCATCGGTTAATCGGCTGGTGATCCGGAGCACCCCGGGGACCGGACCGGGTCCGGCCGGCGGTCCCGGCACGGGGACGCGGGTCGTCGCGCTGGCCGACGTCCAGGTCGGCAGTACCCATGACGACGTACGCGTCGTGCAGCAGGCCCTCATCGACCTGCACCACCCGATCCCGGACGGCCCGACGGGCTTCTTCGGCGACCAGACCAAGGCCGCCTACGCCGCCGAACAGCACGACCAGGGCTTCCGGGGCAGGGGAGCCGACGGCAACCCCGGTTGCGCGTCCCTCACCGAACTAGGCCGCAAAAGCGGTTTCGCGGTCGACTGCGGCGTCCACGACGCCGCCGCCGGCGGTGACGCGGGTGCCGTACTGCCGGGTCAGGAACCGGCCCGGACCGCCGAGCAGTATGCCGCAGACCGGAACCGGTCGCCGCTCTTCACCGCAGGGGGTCACGCTCCGTACAGCGGCATCGACGAGCGCCACCTTGTCGCGCCGAAGGCATCGCTGCAGTGCGTCGAACGGCACGCGCTGCTCGACGGGGCCCTGGGCTCGCAGGATCACGCCGCCAGGGAAGCCGGTTACAGCCTCGCGTCCCGCGAGAGCGGCTCGCTCGACGACCAGGACCAGCCCGACGTCGACGTCGAAACCGTCGATTCCCCCGCGGCCGACCCGCAGCACCCGGTGAGGACCGCACGGCACACGGGCGAGCAGATAGAACTCCCCTACCTGCCCGATCCCCTGGTCAGCGGAGCGGTCCTGCTGGATCTGCCCGGAATGGAACCCGGTCAGCCGTTCGAAGTCCCATGGGACGGGGATGTCTGGCACCGGCCCCGTTCCTTCCGGCTGAGGTTGGCCGAGGGGACCGCGCCACCACTCTTCGACCCGGTTTCCCGGGTGTTGACGGTGTCGCTGCCGAAGGGTGGGACAGCCACCGTGCGGGTGTGCTCCGGGATTCACTTCGACGAGAAGATGATGGGTCTCGCCTCCTGGTGCCGGGACCTCTCCGAGCCCGTGCGGCAGCCTTCGCCGGAGGCCGAGGCTGCCGAGGAGATGGCCCGCCAGGCGGAGGAGCGGCAACGCGCCGACACCGCCCTGCGACTGGCCGCCGCCGGCCGCCACTGGATGTTCACCCCCTGGCAGGAACTCACTCTCGTGCACGCCGTGCAGCGGCCGTTGAAACAGCCCGTACTGGACCTGCCGCAGCCGGAGGCGGCACACCGTGCCGCGGGCGCGACGGCCGAACACCTCATCGGCACCATCAGGCTGGACGAAGGCAGCACCGACCGGGTGGGACTCGTCGCGGAATGGAACGACGTGGTGGACGAAGGCGAGACCGGCCGCCGCGACCTCCCGCGCAGGACACCGGTGTTCGACCTGTTGACGGCACGCGTGCCATCCAGTGGCATCCCCGGCAACGAGTCCGCCGGCTTCCAGGACGGCGTCCTGTCCTTCAGTACCCGGGCGGCCGAGGACATGGCCAAGACGGATCCGGCCAAGAACCCACCGGTACCGGCGAAACACGAGTTCGGTGACACCAAGCACCGCACGGTTCGCTATCGCCCGGTCGCCGGAACGAAGTTCGGCGACTACTTCCCGGCCCGGCTCGCCGGGACGGACCCCACCGCACTGACCGCGGAGGGCGCGGCCGTCGAATACTCCGTACCCAGCAGCGCCCCGCCCGCGGTGCCCCGGCCGCTGTACTGCATGCCCACCCTGTCCCTCGAGACCGTCCCCGGCCCGCCGGGCACGGTCGTCCGGCTCCGTCACGGCGGCGGCATCCGCGTCTTCCTGGACCGTACCTGGTTCTCCTCCGGAGACGGCGAACTCCTGGGAGTGGTCCTCGGACAGGCGTCGGGCGGCGGCGCCTCCTCCGCCGGTTCCCCCTGGGTCACCGTCATGGGCCGCGATCCCATCCACCGCTCCGCCGGGGTCGTCGCTCCGACAGCCTCCACGTTCACCAACGCGGTGCGGCAGGCCGACGGGCTCGTCCTCCAGTCGCCCGCCGGGCCACTGACCGTCACCGTCATGGGCTTCGACACACAATTCGACCCGGACGGTGACCACCGGTTCTGCGACGTGGAGTTCGACACCGGGGACACCTACCTGCCCTTCGTCCACCTCGCACTGGTCCGCTACCAGCCCAACTCCATCCGCGACGCCGAGCTTTCGCCGGTTCACACCGATCTGGTACGAATCCTTCCCGACCGGGAACTGCGGGTGAAGCCCGGCGACCCGGCGACGGTCAGCGTCACCGGCCCTTCGTACGACCCGGCCGACTCCACGCCGCCGCGGATCGCGGCCGTCGTGCAGCACCGACGGGAGGGTGTCACCGACGACGACCTCGCCTGGGTGACTGTGGAGGACACGACCGTAATGCTGACCTCGATCGACGCGGGCTCCTCCCACCGCGCCTTCTACACCGGGCAGGTACCGATGCCACCCGGCGAGCAGCACTCGCAGCTCCGGATTCTGGTGCTGGAGACCGACGGCATGCCGTCCGACACCTCGATCCCGTCGACGACACCGGGGCCGGTCGTCTACTGCGACACCGTGCCACTCGGAGGCGACCGCGAGCCTGACACCGACCACCGTCGTGATGGTGAACGTCATGGCCGGGACGACCGTCATGACCATGAGCATCATGACCACCGCTGA
- a CDS encoding TetR/AcrR family transcriptional regulator has product MTLPKNPPLGLRERKKRATRDALADTALRMAAERGLDQVTVEAVTAEVGVSVRTFFNYFGHLDDAILVADPDLTERTRRAIIEAPAGSTTLTVLREAISEELTHIEVGHDRWELQCTVLGNTPSLFPRFLAARGADEQALIAAVAERLGVEADADLRPRLLVHTTLAAVRSAVELWTATGRTRPLKAVYDEAFAELTAALRD; this is encoded by the coding sequence GTGACCCTCCCGAAGAATCCTCCCCTCGGACTGCGCGAACGCAAGAAGCGTGCGACCCGCGACGCCCTGGCCGACACCGCGCTGCGCATGGCGGCCGAGCGCGGACTCGACCAGGTGACGGTGGAGGCGGTCACCGCGGAGGTGGGCGTCTCGGTGCGGACGTTCTTCAACTACTTCGGCCACCTGGACGACGCGATCCTCGTCGCCGACCCCGACCTCACCGAGCGGACCCGCCGGGCGATCATCGAGGCCCCGGCGGGGAGCACGACTCTCACGGTGCTGCGCGAGGCGATCTCCGAGGAACTGACCCACATCGAGGTGGGCCACGACCGCTGGGAGCTGCAGTGCACGGTGCTGGGGAACACCCCGTCGCTGTTTCCCCGGTTCCTCGCGGCGCGAGGCGCCGATGAGCAGGCACTGATCGCCGCGGTGGCCGAACGGCTGGGCGTGGAGGCCGACGCGGACCTGCGACCGCGCCTCCTGGTGCACACCACCCTCGCCGCCGTTCGGTCCGCCGTCGAACTGTGGACCGCCACCGGACGCACCCGGCCCCTCAAGGCCGTCTACGACGAGGCGTTCGCCGAACTCACCGCCGCGCTGCGCGACTGA
- a CDS encoding MDR family MFS transporter, protein MSAAVTPAPEAPPSMTRRQIIQAMSGLMAGMFVAILASTVVANALPRIITDLHGSQSSYTWVVTAELLAMTATVPIWGKLSDLYDKKLLIQLSLGMFVIGSLVAGFSDSVTVLIISRVVQGIGAGGLTALAQVVMASIIPPRELGRYSGMFGAVFAVGTVAGPLIGGVLVDTSWLGWRWCFFIGVPFALLAIVMLQLTLDLPVVRRKVKIDYLGAFLIMAGVSALLLWITLAGNQFDWMSWQTAALVSAGVVLIVLAVVVESRVEEPMIPLDIFRNRTVALTTVASLLVGVAMFGGTVFLSQYFQISLGKSPTVAGMMSLPMILGLMVSTTVAGQIITKTGKWKNFLVAGGVIMTAGMGLLSTIGADTAFWILALYMAVLGVGVGMLMQNLVLAAQNDVPAAELGSATSVLSFFRSLGGAIGTSALGAVLAHQVTKELEKGLGGAAAGGGGGSHSIPDLTTLPAQAREVVEQAYGNATADVFLVGAPFAVLALVAVLFVKEKPLKTQSGLERLAEESKQPLTPSH, encoded by the coding sequence ATGTCCGCTGCCGTGACGCCCGCACCCGAGGCACCCCCCTCCATGACGAGACGTCAGATAATCCAGGCCATGTCCGGCCTGATGGCCGGGATGTTCGTGGCCATCCTCGCGTCCACCGTCGTCGCCAACGCCCTCCCCCGCATCATCACCGACCTGCACGGCAGCCAGTCGTCGTACACCTGGGTGGTCACGGCGGAGCTGCTGGCCATGACCGCCACCGTCCCCATCTGGGGCAAGCTCTCCGACCTCTACGACAAGAAACTGCTCATCCAGCTGTCGCTGGGGATGTTCGTCATCGGCTCGCTCGTCGCCGGCTTCTCGGACAGCGTCACCGTCCTCATCATCAGCCGTGTCGTCCAGGGCATCGGTGCCGGTGGCCTCACCGCGCTCGCCCAGGTCGTGATGGCCTCGATCATCCCGCCCCGCGAACTCGGGCGCTACTCGGGCATGTTCGGCGCCGTGTTCGCCGTGGGCACCGTGGCCGGCCCGCTGATCGGCGGTGTGCTGGTCGACACCTCGTGGCTGGGCTGGCGCTGGTGCTTCTTCATCGGGGTGCCGTTCGCACTGCTCGCGATCGTGATGCTCCAGCTCACGCTCGACCTGCCGGTCGTCCGCCGCAAGGTGAAGATCGACTACCTCGGTGCCTTCCTGATCATGGCGGGCGTGAGCGCCCTGCTGCTCTGGATCACGCTCGCGGGCAACCAGTTCGACTGGATGTCGTGGCAGACCGCGGCCCTCGTCTCGGCCGGTGTGGTCCTGATCGTCCTGGCCGTCGTCGTCGAGTCGCGCGTCGAGGAACCGATGATCCCGCTGGACATCTTCCGCAACCGGACGGTCGCCCTCACCACCGTGGCGAGCCTCCTCGTCGGTGTGGCGATGTTCGGCGGCACGGTCTTCCTCTCGCAGTACTTCCAGATCTCGCTCGGCAAGTCCCCGACCGTCGCGGGCATGATGAGCCTGCCGATGATCCTCGGTCTGATGGTCTCGACCACGGTGGCCGGCCAGATCATCACCAAGACCGGCAAGTGGAAGAACTTCCTGGTCGCCGGCGGTGTGATCATGACCGCGGGCATGGGCCTGCTGTCCACGATCGGTGCGGACACGGCGTTCTGGATCCTGGCCCTCTACATGGCCGTGCTGGGCGTCGGCGTCGGCATGCTCATGCAGAATCTCGTGCTCGCCGCGCAGAACGACGTACCGGCGGCCGAACTCGGTTCGGCGACCTCCGTCCTGTCCTTCTTCCGCAGCCTCGGCGGCGCGATCGGCACCAGCGCCCTCGGTGCCGTCCTCGCCCACCAGGTGACCAAGGAGCTCGAGAAGGGGCTCGGAGGCGCGGCGGCCGGAGGGGGCGGTGGCAGCCACTCCATCCCCGACCTCACGACCCTTCCCGCGCAGGCGCGCGAGGTCGTGGAGCAGGCCTACGGCAACGCGACCGCCGACGTCTTCCTGGTCGGCGCGCCCTTCGCGGTGCTGGCGCTGGTGGCGGTGCTGTTCGTCAAGGAGAAGCCGCTCAAGACGCAGAGCGGCCTGGAGCGGCTGGCCGAGGAGAGCAAGCAGCCCCTCACCCCGTCGCACTGA